From a region of the Bradyrhizobium diazoefficiens genome:
- a CDS encoding S1/P1 nuclease — MARIAATIVVLLSLFLAKPASAWGPDGHRLVGSIADQLLTPNAKQQVKTLLGVDLREAGPWLDCVKSVHRQNDGSLTYIVDPQYEPPCTPFANDRNAMVDYAGRNWIDCVYPEGASATANLGCHNTYHFDDVAVQRDKFDRNYAGTNDHDLVAATNAAIAVLLGRPAPPPFDIKDKKEALFILAHLVGDMTQPLHVAAPYLDPNGSLVDPDVTHTIDPSTETAGGNWIHDKAITVGNDAFHHAWDDTPSDLGDTAPLALVNVARAVPADTDRIENWSAIWATDTIAVAKQAMSNVTYTKIGPRKWTISFSDRAAYLQSADAIKRQQLAKAGARLAEIVNHVWP; from the coding sequence ATGGCTAGAATTGCCGCCACCATTGTTGTGCTCTTGAGCCTCTTCTTGGCAAAGCCCGCATCCGCTTGGGGACCCGACGGGCACCGCTTGGTCGGGTCGATTGCTGACCAGTTACTGACCCCGAATGCCAAGCAGCAGGTGAAGACCTTGCTGGGCGTCGACCTACGGGAAGCCGGCCCATGGCTCGATTGCGTGAAGAGCGTGCACAGGCAAAATGACGGCAGCCTCACCTACATCGTGGATCCGCAGTACGAACCTCCCTGCACTCCCTTCGCAAACGACCGCAACGCCATGGTCGATTACGCCGGCCGAAACTGGATCGATTGCGTCTATCCGGAAGGCGCGAGCGCGACCGCCAATCTTGGCTGTCACAATACGTACCACTTCGACGACGTGGCCGTTCAGCGCGACAAATTCGATCGAAACTATGCAGGTACTAATGATCATGATCTGGTCGCGGCTACCAACGCCGCGATCGCCGTGCTGCTTGGCCGGCCGGCTCCGCCCCCCTTCGACATCAAAGACAAAAAGGAGGCTTTGTTCATACTCGCTCATCTCGTGGGCGACATGACACAGCCGCTTCATGTCGCTGCGCCCTACCTCGATCCCAACGGAAGCCTGGTCGATCCGGACGTCACGCACACCATCGACCCGTCGACCGAAACCGCGGGCGGCAACTGGATCCACGATAAAGCCATCACTGTCGGAAACGACGCGTTCCACCATGCCTGGGACGACACCCCATCCGATCTGGGAGATACCGCCCCGCTGGCTTTGGTGAACGTCGCAAGGGCCGTTCCGGCCGATACGGACCGCATCGAGAACTGGTCGGCAATTTGGGCCACGGACACGATCGCGGTGGCAAAGCAGGCCATGTCGAACGTGACCTACACGAAGATAGGTCCCAGGAAGTGGACGATCTCCTTCTCGGATCGAGCCGCCTACCTTCAGTCGGCGGATGCTATCAAGCGACAGCAGCTTGCCAAGGCGGGAGCCCGTCTCGCCGAAATCGTGAACCACGTTTGGCCCTAG
- a CDS encoding DUF6361 family protein — MGWTYLSREALARAKAQMDEESMGVRDEIGFLTIHQGYADRFFPGTSVLHTRARYAMFVPWLFEDLAGLTGPAAVRALRERERELAGRLKDARESQVIGGRVYPEPSSQPPSTVYWNALAVWGILRPRPDRRTISRAQAHRLLNSAGAATDDDGQPLLSLEPPFAPLPEQPDSWHSGSITLQLTTAEAMFLRERLAQLRRNGGHELSLLARLVRTEVAAPSAMWADETRAVAGSDQAPLVRAQQAASLAAVGRAVYDALLEHIVEADDKRESTIRHRIHLAAIVEEHGSVAAKLDVDALEADIGVLSSRMRTVLIATKAWIASRSENPGALFDVYAAAEARKGPRARLAPTPNGRARRLEWSSDEHGLAEPLHYRWEQVSTLLNDLANAK; from the coding sequence TTGGGATGGACCTATCTGTCGCGCGAGGCGCTCGCCCGCGCCAAAGCGCAGATGGACGAAGAATCCATGGGCGTGCGCGATGAGATCGGCTTCCTCACGATCCATCAGGGTTATGCTGATCGCTTTTTCCCCGGCACATCGGTGCTGCATACCCGTGCTCGCTATGCCATGTTCGTACCATGGCTGTTCGAAGACTTGGCAGGACTGACGGGCCCCGCCGCGGTGCGTGCTCTGCGCGAGCGCGAACGAGAGCTCGCCGGCCGACTGAAGGATGCGCGCGAATCCCAGGTGATCGGCGGGCGCGTCTATCCCGAACCGTCAAGCCAGCCGCCATCGACCGTCTATTGGAATGCGCTCGCGGTCTGGGGAATATTGCGTCCGCGTCCAGACAGACGAACGATTTCGCGAGCGCAGGCGCACCGGCTGCTAAACAGCGCGGGCGCGGCGACTGATGACGACGGGCAGCCGCTCCTCAGTTTGGAGCCGCCGTTCGCGCCGCTTCCTGAGCAGCCGGACAGTTGGCATAGCGGCTCCATCACCCTTCAGCTCACGACGGCGGAAGCGATGTTTCTTCGCGAGCGGCTCGCCCAGTTGCGCCGGAATGGTGGCCACGAGCTGTCCCTCCTTGCGCGGCTGGTCCGAACCGAGGTTGCGGCGCCATCGGCCATGTGGGCCGACGAGACTCGTGCCGTCGCGGGTTCAGACCAAGCGCCGCTTGTTCGGGCGCAGCAGGCGGCAAGTCTCGCCGCTGTCGGCCGCGCCGTCTACGACGCGCTTCTCGAACATATCGTCGAGGCAGACGACAAGCGGGAGAGCACGATCCGACATCGTATCCACTTGGCCGCCATTGTCGAAGAGCACGGTTCCGTTGCCGCCAAGCTCGATGTAGACGCGCTCGAGGCGGACATTGGCGTGCTGTCATCCAGAATGCGCACCGTCCTGATCGCCACAAAGGCGTGGATCGCGTCCAGGTCGGAAAATCCCGGTGCACTCTTCGATGTATATGCGGCGGCCGAAGCTCGCAAAGGGCCCCGCGCCCGGCTTGCCCCGACGCCCAACGGCCGCGCGCGGCGCCTCGAATGGTCGAGCGACGAACACGGTCTTGCGGAACCTCTCCACTATCGATGGGAGCAGGTCAGCACTCTCCTCAATGACCTTGCGAACGCCAAATGA
- a CDS encoding helicase-related protein, whose amino-acid sequence MSAPKPFQEAAVDAAFANFAAPGGRRRFLVADEVGLGKTVVAKELARRMSDDGRRSFVIYYIANGHAVSHQNKGRVVGFLGDAQRKAATATPDRLSLIAVAKRPENPVLIYALTPATSFPGARARLTGGRKEERAFLKVLLEQAYPAFARDLDPGILRLSARGSWDWAVADAETKFAAAPAHLRQQFRDALAVEFGEPARAMLDLAVHGDAEGKIKALKPAIFVGRLRRALALATLRQQPPDLVILDEFQRYRQLLDEKDADPLLKALLDPEGSTTPPAILLLSATPYPHMTTRWEEARGALAHAELLKLLEFLGGPDVRDRARKLFSDFGDKLRDIAAHADVSHPELKAELAEAGRLRDELRKLLTPVMSRTERDSVASIDPLAGTQFLHAVPLPEDFQVYRHLADSFAERIRYEALPYWSSVPLPAQSLGPRYAAWKRAKFKAAPKLTRMTRERRNKLYAPAAWPDAKLRALSSVAPPKLLSLPWVAPSLPWWPLDGDWKSAVAEPKLLMFSRFRATPPSVAALLSFGVEARCLPRKHGGYEKAYRRRRFKLAAVPGPVMAAFHPSPWLIRNTDPLAKAGTTFGAIRKEVRRQILAALPKGIVERDTVKARRRHRSIARVLASIERLAGVAELSASAWSRAIGDDRAAQAAVQKWRLAEPVDQLSPAELSDLVDYAIGAPGVALGRALLRHDPTMLDPTRYSELVQLSWQGLRAYLDNPVILSSLPGKNAVDQVMGAVVDGGFESILDEHFWLRSQNLQEGTAGLAKDLQSSLGLRAGGFSFHGIGGQPHKIPVRCHVAVPFGDAETEPVIKVDGGVAQATPVRPDEVRRSFNTPFWPHVLATTSVGQEGLDFHTWCSHVVHWDLSSNPLDLEQREGRVQRYAGLSVRRRLSAELRDEVLKDPALADGSPWHCVQRHAERFVDASGLRPWWVLDGAEIRRHVFERPFGRDIARFAQLREQRMIYRLALGQPNQEDFIDVLSRGGEATRTLLQPLILDLSAMGLRTKAIHASGINGQSPISIACFPVRDGEGISARPPPTNETTVDRTTPDRTAQTL is encoded by the coding sequence GTGAGCGCGCCCAAACCGTTCCAGGAAGCCGCCGTCGATGCGGCTTTTGCGAACTTCGCGGCTCCCGGAGGCCGTCGGCGCTTTCTGGTTGCCGATGAGGTCGGTCTTGGGAAGACGGTCGTGGCGAAGGAACTGGCCCGCCGCATGTCCGATGACGGCCGCCGCTCCTTTGTCATCTACTACATCGCCAATGGTCACGCGGTTTCGCATCAGAACAAGGGTCGTGTCGTCGGTTTCCTGGGTGATGCACAGCGCAAGGCCGCAACCGCCACACCGGATCGGCTCTCACTGATCGCGGTTGCAAAGCGGCCTGAGAATCCGGTCCTGATCTATGCGCTGACCCCGGCGACGTCCTTTCCGGGCGCGCGGGCGCGCCTGACCGGCGGACGCAAGGAAGAGCGTGCATTCCTCAAGGTCTTGCTCGAGCAAGCCTATCCGGCTTTCGCCCGCGATCTTGATCCCGGCATATTGCGGCTGAGCGCGCGTGGGTCGTGGGATTGGGCCGTCGCGGACGCGGAGACGAAATTCGCAGCCGCGCCGGCCCATCTGCGACAACAGTTCCGCGACGCGCTGGCGGTGGAGTTCGGCGAGCCGGCGCGGGCGATGCTCGATCTGGCTGTGCACGGCGATGCGGAGGGGAAGATCAAGGCCCTCAAGCCCGCGATCTTCGTTGGCCGCCTTCGGCGCGCACTCGCGCTGGCGACGCTGCGCCAGCAACCGCCCGATCTCGTTATTCTCGACGAGTTTCAGCGCTATCGGCAGCTTTTGGACGAGAAAGATGCCGATCCGCTTCTCAAGGCGCTCCTGGATCCCGAAGGCTCAACGACCCCACCGGCCATCCTGCTACTCAGCGCAACACCCTATCCGCATATGACGACTCGGTGGGAGGAAGCCCGCGGCGCGCTCGCTCACGCCGAACTTCTGAAATTGCTGGAATTTCTTGGCGGACCTGACGTGCGCGACCGCGCAAGGAAGCTCTTTTCGGATTTCGGCGACAAGCTTCGTGACATTGCGGCGCATGCTGATGTGAGTCATCCGGAGCTGAAGGCTGAGCTGGCCGAAGCGGGCCGGCTCAGAGACGAGCTGCGCAAGCTGCTGACGCCTGTAATGTCGCGCACCGAGCGAGACAGCGTGGCGTCGATAGATCCGTTGGCCGGAACGCAATTCCTCCATGCCGTCCCGTTGCCTGAGGACTTTCAGGTGTACCGCCATCTGGCGGACAGTTTCGCCGAACGTATTCGCTATGAGGCGTTGCCGTACTGGTCGTCGGTTCCTCTGCCGGCCCAATCTCTCGGTCCTCGTTATGCGGCCTGGAAGCGTGCCAAGTTCAAGGCCGCACCGAAACTCACGCGGATGACGCGCGAGCGCCGCAACAAGCTTTATGCGCCAGCCGCGTGGCCTGATGCAAAGCTTCGCGCGCTGAGCAGCGTGGCGCCGCCCAAACTGCTGTCGCTGCCGTGGGTCGCGCCGTCGCTACCCTGGTGGCCGCTCGACGGGGACTGGAAAAGCGCGGTGGCCGAGCCCAAGCTCCTGATGTTCAGCCGCTTCCGAGCAACGCCACCCAGTGTTGCCGCACTACTCAGCTTCGGCGTCGAGGCCCGCTGCCTACCCCGAAAACATGGCGGCTATGAAAAGGCTTATCGGCGCCGTCGCTTCAAGTTGGCGGCCGTTCCCGGACCCGTCATGGCGGCCTTCCACCCTTCGCCGTGGCTAATCCGAAACACGGACCCGCTCGCGAAAGCCGGGACGACGTTCGGCGCGATTCGCAAAGAGGTCCGTCGACAGATTCTCGCCGCGTTGCCGAAAGGCATCGTCGAACGAGATACCGTCAAAGCCCGCCGGCGGCACAGATCGATTGCGCGAGTCTTAGCCTCGATTGAACGCCTCGCCGGCGTCGCAGAGCTGTCCGCCTCAGCGTGGAGCCGTGCTATCGGCGACGATCGTGCCGCGCAGGCCGCTGTCCAGAAATGGCGGCTGGCGGAGCCGGTCGACCAGCTCTCTCCAGCCGAGCTTTCGGATCTCGTGGACTACGCGATCGGAGCGCCGGGCGTCGCACTGGGCCGGGCCCTGCTGCGGCACGACCCGACAATGCTCGATCCCACACGCTACTCCGAACTGGTGCAACTAAGTTGGCAGGGGCTTCGCGCCTATCTCGACAATCCGGTGATCCTGTCATCATTGCCTGGAAAGAATGCCGTCGACCAGGTCATGGGTGCGGTCGTCGATGGCGGTTTCGAAAGCATTCTCGATGAACACTTCTGGCTCCGCTCGCAGAATTTGCAAGAAGGTACGGCTGGCCTCGCCAAGGACTTGCAATCATCTCTCGGACTTCGCGCCGGCGGCTTCAGCTTCCATGGTATCGGAGGACAGCCGCATAAGATTCCGGTGCGCTGCCATGTTGCCGTGCCCTTTGGAGATGCCGAAACCGAGCCTGTCATCAAAGTGGATGGCGGCGTGGCGCAAGCCACCCCGGTCCGGCCGGACGAAGTGCGCCGAAGCTTTAACACACCCTTTTGGCCGCATGTCCTTGCGACGACGTCAGTTGGGCAGGAGGGGCTGGATTTTCACACATGGTGCTCGCATGTCGTTCACTGGGATCTCTCTTCCAATCCACTCGACCTCGAGCAACGTGAAGGTCGCGTCCAGCGCTACGCGGGCTTGTCGGTCAGGCGAAGGCTGTCCGCGGAATTGCGCGATGAAGTATTAAAAGATCCCGCCTTGGCCGACGGCTCACCGTGGCATTGCGTACAAAGACATGCAGAGCGTTTCGTCGATGCCAGCGGCCTTCGTCCTTGGTGGGTGCTCGACGGAGCCGAAATCCGCCGCCACGTCTTCGAACGTCCCTTCGGGCGGGACATTGCGCGGTTCGCCCAACTTCGAGAGCAGCGCATGATCTATCGGCTAGCCCTGGGACAGCCCAATCAGGAGGATTTCATCGACGTGTTGTCGCGCGGCGGCGAGGCGACCCGCACGCTACTGCAGCCACTCATCCTTGATTTGTCCGCGATGGGTCTCCGAACGAAGGCAATCCATGCCTCGGGTATAAATGGTCAGAGCCCGATATCGATCGCCTGTTTTCCGGTCAGGGATGGCGAAGGCATTTCTGCGCGGCCCCCGCCGACCAACGAGACGACCGTCGATCGAACGACGCCTGACCGCACCGCTCAGACGCTTTGA
- a CDS encoding DUF2235 domain-containing protein: MPKNILIFSDGTGQAGGINFDEARTNVYKLYRACRVGPDTKVEPSEQVAFYDPGLGSASDGGHFQIGWMRWLYNLASMATGLGITRNIVDCYAAIMNLYEPGDRIYLIGFSRGAYTVRSVAGVLTYCGIPQHMPDGSPLRRDPRSLQKLAEHAVKGVYQFCPSYHRKDTKGYRQFLLETRDLIAAKFRREHGSSRTVDETEQANVFPYFIGVFDTVAALGHKYLGPALVTLGIAALVGLHWGGRALGPFFPWAGWAARILSYLGVAAALIGFLMNYLKIAPPLPGYSLARRLLTLHLAPPKHEFYDTTLNPNVGYAKHAISIDENRADFKRVPWSPTAEKQDRRDAQGNLFFEQVWFPGVHAAVGGGYLENEARLSDVALNWMVAGASLIPDGLKHDGGVLRLFQTPAGQQHNEQAGGFLKVGVRQLPVDPNTRASSSPIHKSVYRRFEVGPVLLFDRIAAIVPTTCGCTWTSGITSIKALRSRRNASPMTSSSNGKRPTMSVACSVMAPSHFNAKFHRNSRARR; the protein is encoded by the coding sequence ATGCCGAAGAATATCCTCATTTTCTCCGACGGCACCGGACAGGCCGGCGGCATCAATTTCGACGAAGCCCGAACCAACGTCTATAAGCTCTACCGGGCCTGTCGTGTCGGTCCCGACACCAAGGTCGAGCCTTCGGAGCAGGTCGCCTTCTATGATCCTGGTCTCGGCTCGGCATCCGACGGCGGTCATTTCCAGATTGGCTGGATGCGATGGCTCTACAATCTCGCCAGCATGGCAACGGGTCTCGGCATCACCCGCAACATCGTTGACTGCTATGCCGCGATCATGAACCTGTATGAGCCCGGCGATCGCATCTATCTGATCGGATTCAGCCGCGGTGCCTACACGGTGCGTTCGGTCGCCGGCGTTTTGACCTATTGCGGCATCCCGCAACATATGCCGGATGGCTCACCGCTGAGACGCGATCCGAGGAGCCTGCAAAAGCTGGCCGAGCATGCCGTCAAGGGCGTCTATCAGTTCTGCCCCTCCTATCACCGAAAGGACACCAAGGGCTACCGCCAGTTCCTGCTTGAGACACGTGATCTTATCGCAGCCAAATTCAGGCGCGAACATGGGAGCTCGCGGACCGTCGACGAGACCGAGCAGGCCAACGTGTTTCCCTACTTCATCGGCGTCTTCGATACGGTTGCGGCCCTCGGTCACAAATATCTCGGCCCCGCGCTCGTGACACTTGGTATCGCCGCCCTGGTAGGGCTGCATTGGGGAGGCCGTGCGCTCGGGCCGTTCTTCCCCTGGGCCGGATGGGCCGCTCGGATTTTGAGCTACCTCGGCGTCGCGGCCGCGCTGATCGGCTTTCTGATGAACTATCTCAAGATAGCCCCACCGTTGCCGGGCTACAGCTTAGCCAGGCGCCTGCTGACGCTTCACCTGGCGCCACCGAAGCACGAATTCTACGACACCACTTTGAACCCGAATGTCGGCTACGCCAAACATGCGATCTCGATCGACGAGAACCGTGCGGATTTCAAGCGAGTGCCCTGGTCACCGACGGCGGAGAAACAAGATCGGCGCGATGCCCAAGGCAATCTGTTCTTTGAACAAGTGTGGTTTCCGGGCGTACACGCCGCTGTCGGCGGGGGCTATCTGGAGAACGAAGCCAGGCTCTCCGACGTGGCTCTGAACTGGATGGTCGCGGGCGCCTCGCTGATTCCAGACGGGCTCAAGCATGACGGCGGGGTCCTTCGTCTTTTCCAAACTCCTGCCGGCCAACAACACAACGAACAGGCCGGTGGATTCTTGAAGGTTGGCGTGCGCCAGCTTCCCGTGGATCCAAACACCCGTGCGTCAAGCTCGCCAATACACAAATCGGTCTATCGGCGGTTCGAGGTCGGCCCGGTGCTGCTGTTCGACCGCATAGCGGCGATCGTCCCGACAACATGCGGGTGCACGTGGACTTCAGGCATTACTTCGATCAAAGCGCTCCGCAGCCGCCGAAATGCATCGCCGATGACATCGAGTTCAAATGGGAAAAGGCCAACCATGTCGGTCGCCTGTAGCGTAATGGCCCCGTCACATTTCAACGCCAAATTCCACCGAAACTCTCGAGCGCGTAGGTGA
- a CDS encoding RES domain-containing protein, whose amino-acid sequence MTWPKGQVIHRIHPKAYGSSQFNPGPHGNARFSPIKASSGANIPTLYGGRAFDCAAMKTVFHDVPFLAGLRPSTSKKLAGHVYSQVTPKRDLKTRRSQRDGTQQTWASTQSAHRYRKERVSERPEMGRSYLRCLPRAEGLCWVSRRDDRALPVVIFGDRVDAADLSPMGAPLDLLTIDTMCADLVILADRIGVKLVDGKSSITPTVRQVTLRPTQSVI is encoded by the coding sequence ATGACCTGGCCGAAAGGTCAGGTCATTCATCGGATCCATCCAAAAGCCTATGGTAGCAGCCAATTCAATCCAGGCCCACATGGCAATGCCCGGTTCAGTCCGATCAAAGCTTCGAGCGGCGCAAACATCCCTACTCTTTATGGCGGCAGGGCCTTCGATTGCGCCGCCATGAAAACCGTCTTTCATGACGTGCCTTTTCTCGCTGGACTAAGACCTTCGACAAGCAAAAAGCTGGCCGGCCACGTTTATTCACAGGTGACGCCGAAAAGAGACCTCAAAACTCGTCGATCTCAGCGTGACGGCACTCAACAGACTTGGGCTTCCACGCAGTCAGCTCATCGATACCGAAAAGAACGAGTATCCGAACGCCCGGAAATGGGCCGAAGCTATCTACGCTGCTTGCCCCGTGCCGAGGGACTTTGCTGGGTGTCTCGCCGGGACGATCGTGCCTTGCCGGTCGTGATCTTCGGGGATCGCGTCGACGCGGCAGATCTATCGCCCATGGGCGCTCCGCTGGACCTCCTGACCATCGACACCATGTGCGCAGATCTCGTCATTCTCGCGGACAGGATCGGCGTCAAGCTTGTCGACGGCAAGTCGTCCATAACCCCAACAGTAAGGCAGGTCACACTTCGACCTACACAATCTGTGATATGA
- a CDS encoding phospholipase D-like domain-containing protein codes for MPVAVSNTVNGIQIRATAYHDCDDVQLFWRVSNGGASDVPIPGCLGFMIERQRQVTQNWSPTEILRNRVGFTNQPAADGADDANSSRPSNVWPFQRYEWTDHGANNGQTVRYRINAVGSSGEGIVGESTLVSLADSGWTEAIEVNGQAGNGIEAYFNRGFVMSQFVARIAREKNWKPRDIKQHIADLEEPLRRFLSGELRLALLRLLDEVIGDPRLELYLAIYELSDEELIARLKLLKRRAHLVLSNGSDKGGDGNADAREELKAAGVDVHDRILGSKGLGHNKFAVVVSTKGDVATKVWTGSTNWAPTGLCTQANNGILFVDPKIAGLYFEQWGRLKDAGSDFTPDLVGDNAKSPRPANGTDVWFTRVRNKSKKNVGKGIDIEALIELVTGAKDMILYVMFQPGPDPLADIVVRASGIYVRGVVSTVTSDNREKFSLRGVDTESHEFETALVQPEGVVKSFSDWIGEVTRNQFLFPNQNPGVGHAITHSKMIVIDPFSDDCKVVTGSHNFSGSASEQNDDNFVVVHGNRSLAEAYSVACLATYEHYSWRAYVKRQFEQGKVPWSHLSNDPAWQRRYLSASRKKHLAVWCPQ; via the coding sequence ATGCCGGTTGCAGTTTCGAACACGGTCAATGGAATTCAGATACGAGCAACTGCCTATCATGATTGCGACGACGTCCAGCTCTTTTGGCGCGTCTCAAACGGTGGGGCTTCGGACGTGCCGATCCCGGGATGCCTGGGCTTCATGATTGAGCGTCAGCGCCAGGTGACCCAGAATTGGTCGCCCACGGAGATCCTGCGCAATCGCGTGGGCTTCACCAATCAGCCGGCTGCCGATGGCGCTGACGACGCAAACAGCTCACGGCCGTCAAACGTATGGCCGTTCCAAAGATACGAATGGACGGATCACGGCGCCAACAATGGCCAGACGGTCCGCTATCGCATCAACGCGGTGGGATCGTCCGGGGAGGGCATTGTCGGAGAAAGCACGCTGGTATCCTTGGCGGATTCCGGCTGGACCGAAGCCATCGAGGTGAATGGCCAGGCCGGCAACGGCATAGAGGCGTATTTCAATCGCGGCTTCGTCATGTCTCAATTCGTCGCACGCATCGCGCGTGAGAAGAACTGGAAGCCGCGCGACATCAAGCAGCACATAGCCGACCTGGAAGAGCCTTTGAGGCGATTTCTCTCGGGTGAACTTCGGTTGGCGCTCCTGCGCTTGCTCGATGAAGTCATCGGGGATCCCAGGCTGGAGCTTTATCTGGCGATTTACGAGCTGTCAGATGAGGAACTGATCGCGCGGCTGAAGCTTTTGAAGCGCCGCGCACACCTTGTCCTCTCGAATGGCTCCGACAAAGGGGGCGACGGCAACGCGGATGCCCGCGAGGAGCTGAAGGCAGCTGGCGTTGACGTCCACGACAGGATTCTCGGCTCGAAGGGCCTGGGGCACAACAAGTTCGCCGTCGTTGTGTCCACCAAAGGCGACGTCGCAACGAAGGTGTGGACCGGAAGCACGAATTGGGCGCCGACCGGCCTCTGCACGCAGGCCAATAATGGAATTTTGTTTGTCGACCCAAAGATCGCCGGATTGTATTTCGAGCAATGGGGTCGCCTGAAGGATGCTGGCAGCGACTTCACGCCGGATCTCGTGGGCGACAACGCCAAATCGCCCCGTCCGGCGAACGGGACAGACGTCTGGTTCACCCGGGTCCGAAACAAGTCGAAGAAGAATGTCGGGAAGGGGATCGACATCGAGGCGCTCATCGAACTCGTGACGGGCGCAAAGGACATGATCCTCTATGTGATGTTCCAGCCCGGACCCGATCCACTCGCTGATATCGTCGTAAGGGCCTCAGGGATCTACGTCAGGGGTGTCGTCAGCACCGTCACGTCGGATAACCGCGAAAAATTCTCGCTGAGAGGTGTCGATACCGAGTCCCATGAATTTGAGACGGCTCTGGTGCAGCCCGAAGGCGTCGTGAAGTCCTTTTCGGACTGGATTGGTGAGGTGACGCGCAATCAGTTTTTGTTTCCCAACCAGAACCCGGGCGTCGGTCATGCGATTACGCACTCAAAAATGATTGTGATCGACCCCTTTTCAGACGACTGCAAGGTCGTCACCGGCTCCCACAACTTTTCCGGCTCCGCCAGCGAGCAGAACGACGACAATTTTGTCGTGGTGCACGGCAATCGATCTTTGGCGGAGGCGTACAGTGTCGCCTGTCTTGCCACATATGAGCACTATTCCTGGCGTGCCTATGTCAAGCGGCAGTTCGAGCAGGGTAAGGTACCGTGGTCGCACTTGTCGAACGATCCCGCCTGGCAGCGCCGCTATCTATCCGCTTCGCGCAAGAAGCACTTGGCAGTATGGTGTCCACAGTAG
- a CDS encoding SGNH/GDSL hydrolase family protein, translating into MPEVEQAAIPAQPMRFQHHMRWLSGRLAGVGAIKIVAIGSSTTAGEGDIVPYPQRLERALRASFPGRNFDVLNRGVGGEEAPDELGRIQGDVVGEKPSVVVWQVGTNAVWKNQDLDATAAAIQRGLAMFANELMDVVLMDLQYVPAVLTPTMEERAHRMVALIETAASRAGFPVNVFHRFALMKQWHEAERTSFDRMVDPTDPDRLHHSDWSARRMAEALANTITIAAIAGS; encoded by the coding sequence ATGCCCGAAGTCGAGCAGGCCGCCATTCCGGCCCAACCGATGCGGTTTCAGCACCACATGCGGTGGCTGTCGGGACGCCTGGCCGGCGTCGGAGCGATCAAGATCGTGGCGATCGGCTCGTCCACCACGGCTGGTGAAGGCGACATCGTGCCCTATCCGCAACGTCTCGAGCGGGCACTGCGAGCAAGCTTTCCGGGGAGGAACTTCGATGTTCTCAACCGCGGCGTCGGCGGTGAAGAAGCTCCGGACGAGCTAGGGAGGATTCAGGGCGACGTAGTCGGCGAGAAACCATCGGTCGTGGTCTGGCAAGTTGGCACCAACGCGGTTTGGAAGAACCAGGATCTGGACGCCACCGCCGCCGCGATCCAACGCGGTCTTGCGATGTTCGCAAATGAATTGATGGACGTCGTGCTGATGGATCTTCAGTACGTGCCGGCCGTGCTCACTCCGACAATGGAGGAGCGAGCGCACCGAATGGTCGCATTGATTGAGACGGCCGCCAGCCGGGCCGGCTTCCCGGTCAACGTGTTTCACCGCTTCGCATTGATGAAGCAGTGGCACGAGGCAGAACGGACCTCCTTTGACCGGATGGTCGATCCCACCGATCCCGACCGCCTCCACCACAGTGACTGGAGCGCCCGCCGGATGGCAGAGGCGCTCGCCAACACGATCACGATTGCCGCGATCGCAGGCTCATGA